From the genome of Lentilactobacillus buchneri, one region includes:
- the thiW gene encoding energy coupling factor transporter S component ThiW produces the protein MHRNMTYKMVLTAILSAIGVVGGSMFEFTVGVAKVAPMQHLINLISGVLVGPWWAVTQAFITSLIRNLLGTGTILAFPGSMIGAFCVGWLFQKTNRLIIAAFGELIGTGIIGAIVAYPIASWMMGTTGAIYLFIPSFFLSALVGVIFGYIILKSIWKRIIVPQQDKLGIGRKTNRD, from the coding sequence ATGCACAGAAATATGACTTATAAAATGGTGCTAACGGCGATTCTATCTGCGATCGGCGTGGTCGGCGGCAGTATGTTTGAGTTCACTGTCGGCGTTGCCAAAGTGGCCCCGATGCAGCATTTGATCAATTTGATTTCCGGTGTCCTGGTTGGCCCATGGTGGGCAGTCACCCAGGCATTTATCACTTCATTAATTCGTAATTTATTGGGAACCGGAACTATCCTGGCATTTCCAGGCAGTATGATCGGTGCGTTCTGTGTCGGCTGGCTTTTCCAGAAAACCAATCGACTGATTATTGCGGCATTTGGTGAATTGATCGGCACTGGCATCATTGGTGCAATCGTTGCTTATCCGATTGCCAGTTGGATGATGGGAACCACCGGTGCGATTTATCTGTTCATTCCCAGTTTCTTCTTGAGTGCCTTGGTCGGTGTTATCTTCGGCTATATCATTCTCAAGAGTATTTGGAAACGGATCATTGTACCTCAACAGGACAAATTGGGGATCGGACGCAAGACTAATCGGGATTAA
- a CDS encoding LacI family DNA-binding transcriptional regulator, with protein MATIKDISRLAQVSPGTVSRALSPDKSEYVAKETRDKVREVADKLGYKYSLAPKPDKNQLNFALITTLSLKEETRDEYWRFVRRGVYEAAKSQNISIKRVVRLDEGVEPNDFAAYDAVIVVGSLSKSAINAIKSFNPNVVLVDGGSDVDDVVDTVDTNLAQLTDKALNEMTPHAQTIGFIGGSRHEVNLDGSQGRIIDDARTLTYKTWCSINHHQPIVKLTDWTTKQSMDATDDLLNEYGNQLDGLLVASDPLSIGVMKGLAKHHVVPGKNVKIISFDDLEFASYLTPSLTSIWLPKVELGYAAVLHAETLVKFPRDWHVRNIIPGKFHYRETFNPD; from the coding sequence ATGGCGACAATCAAAGACATTTCCCGACTGGCGCAGGTCTCACCCGGGACCGTCTCGCGCGCGCTGAGTCCGGATAAAAGCGAATATGTGGCAAAAGAAACGCGCGACAAAGTGAGAGAAGTTGCTGATAAGCTGGGTTATAAATACTCCCTAGCCCCCAAACCGGACAAAAATCAGTTGAACTTTGCGCTGATCACTACCCTCAGTCTGAAAGAAGAAACGCGCGATGAATACTGGCGGTTTGTCCGCAGAGGGGTCTATGAAGCTGCTAAATCTCAGAATATCAGTATCAAGCGGGTGGTCAGGTTGGATGAAGGCGTTGAGCCAAACGATTTTGCGGCTTACGATGCCGTCATCGTCGTTGGCAGTCTTTCCAAATCCGCCATCAACGCCATTAAATCATTTAATCCCAACGTCGTTCTGGTTGATGGCGGAAGTGATGTCGATGACGTTGTCGATACGGTTGATACGAATTTAGCTCAGCTAACGGATAAAGCCTTGAACGAAATGACACCGCATGCCCAAACAATTGGTTTTATCGGCGGTTCCCGTCATGAAGTGAATTTGGACGGCAGCCAGGGTCGTATCATTGATGACGCACGGACCCTCACCTATAAAACATGGTGTTCGATCAACCATCATCAGCCAATCGTTAAATTGACGGACTGGACTACCAAGCAATCAATGGATGCCACTGATGACCTGCTGAATGAATATGGCAATCAACTCGACGGCCTGCTGGTCGCTTCCGACCCACTCTCAATTGGGGTGATGAAGGGCTTAGCCAAACACCACGTGGTTCCTGGAAAAAACGTCAAAATCATCAGTTTTGATGACTTGGAATTCGCTTCGTACCTGACACCATCGCTCACCAGCATTTGGCTGCCCAAAGTTGAATTGGGGTACGCAGCAGTCCTGCACGCCGAGACCCTCGTCAAGTTCCCACGGGATTGGCACGTCAGAAATATCATCCCTGGCAAATTCCACTACCGGGAAACGTTTAATCCCGATTAG